One window of Bacillus sp. THAF10 genomic DNA carries:
- a CDS encoding M20/M25/M40 family metallo-hydrolase has product MHWQTKEQLTNLLVSLVQHGSVTLSGEEKRLASFIYYQLNHLDYFQNNPANAELHRMEDGRSFVTALVKQSEAADTIVLVSHFDVVGVEDYGVLKDLAFQPLELTRELENYIDVLPKEAKEHLESGDWLFGRGVMDMKAGLALQMSLLEKAIAEEWEVNLLLLAVPDEEVNSQGMLQALPALTELSRKHGLTYKACVNSEPMFQRYPGDNNLYLYTGAIGKLLPGFFCYGKETHVGEPLSGLNANLMISEIQRLMEWNTDLCEQVGKETTPPPTSLLTKDLKEEYSVQIPHTAVTLYNLLFMEKSLPEWETELLTIAKQAATNIDQFCKLKAHEYKQFASFNEVPVNVAVYTFEELKKKAEELYGKHELELRIASVIFAYSHLDEREQSIRVVEEIAALCKDLGPMIILFFAPPYYPAVATEDGALLESARSFIKRCQEGSGIHFLEQRYFSGLCDLSFIGKGDFSAKDRLPFNIPVYGATYALPFADMEALQMPVFNLGPVGKDPHQWTERLNVAFSFDTFPPLLADFVKNL; this is encoded by the coding sequence ATGCATTGGCAAACAAAGGAGCAGCTGACAAATCTATTAGTATCCCTTGTCCAGCATGGCAGTGTCACCTTATCAGGAGAAGAGAAGCGACTGGCGTCTTTTATTTATTATCAGCTGAATCATCTGGATTATTTTCAGAATAATCCAGCAAATGCTGAACTGCACCGGATGGAGGATGGTCGTTCTTTTGTGACGGCGCTTGTCAAGCAATCAGAAGCGGCAGACACCATTGTGTTAGTCAGTCATTTTGACGTAGTTGGGGTGGAGGACTATGGTGTTTTAAAGGATCTAGCCTTTCAACCTCTAGAGCTGACTCGCGAGCTCGAGAACTACATTGATGTTCTTCCAAAAGAGGCGAAAGAGCATTTAGAGTCTGGAGATTGGCTGTTCGGCCGCGGTGTGATGGACATGAAAGCAGGACTTGCCCTGCAGATGTCTCTTTTAGAAAAGGCTATCGCAGAAGAGTGGGAAGTTAATTTGCTCCTTCTTGCGGTGCCTGATGAGGAGGTCAATTCACAGGGAATGCTACAGGCACTACCCGCACTAACAGAGCTTTCGAGGAAGCATGGTTTGACGTATAAAGCTTGCGTGAACTCAGAACCAATGTTTCAACGATACCCAGGGGACAATAATCTCTATTTATATACGGGAGCAATTGGAAAGCTTCTTCCAGGCTTCTTTTGTTACGGTAAAGAAACCCATGTAGGTGAACCGTTATCAGGGTTAAATGCAAACTTGATGATTTCTGAGATTCAGAGATTGATGGAGTGGAATACCGATTTATGTGAGCAAGTGGGAAAGGAGACGACTCCACCACCCACTAGCCTACTTACCAAGGATTTGAAAGAAGAATATTCCGTGCAAATTCCCCATACGGCAGTAACTCTTTACAATCTGCTATTTATGGAGAAGTCATTGCCTGAATGGGAGACGGAGCTTTTAACTATTGCCAAACAAGCAGCAACTAATATTGATCAGTTTTGCAAATTGAAAGCCCATGAATATAAACAATTCGCCTCGTTTAACGAGGTTCCGGTGAATGTTGCTGTTTATACGTTTGAAGAGTTGAAGAAAAAAGCAGAGGAATTATATGGAAAACATGAGCTTGAACTACGAATCGCGTCTGTGATCTTTGCTTATTCTCATTTGGATGAACGGGAACAGTCTATCAGAGTTGTAGAGGAAATCGCAGCTTTGTGTAAGGATTTAGGGCCAATGATTATCCTTTTCTTTGCTCCACCATACTATCCTGCGGTGGCAACAGAAGACGGAGCCCTTTTGGAGTCCGCTCGTTCCTTTATCAAACGCTGTCAAGAGGGAAGTGGCATTCATTTTTTGGAGCAACGCTATTTCTCAGGACTTTGTGACCTAAGCTTCATTGGAAAAGGCGATTTTTCTGCCAAAGACAGGCTACCATTTAACATTCCTGTCTACGGTGCAACCTACGCGCTACCTTTTGCAGATATGGAAGCTTTGCAAATGCCAGTATTTAACCTTGGTCCAGTAGGAAAAGATCCACACCAATGGACAGAAAGATTGAATGTCGCCTTTTCCTTTGACACCTTCCCACCGTTATTAGCTGATTTTGTAAAAAATTTATAG
- the namA gene encoding NADPH dehydrogenase NamA: MNTALFSPFTIKGVTLKNRIVMSPMCMYSSHNEDGHVEDWHFTHYVSRAVGQVGLIMVEATAVQPQGRISAQDLGIWSDEHVAGFHELNKQINAHGAKTAIQLAHAGRKAMVDGDIYAPSALAFNEKMRTPVEMTQEDIQETVAAFVEGAKRSKAAGFDIIELHGAHGYLINEFLSPLTNRREDQYGGSAENRYRFLREIIDGVNAVWDGPLFVRVSANDYHPEGLTAEDYVTYAKWMKEQGVDLVDVSSGAVVPAAIDVFPGYQVAFAETIKAGANIDTGAVGLITSGLQAEEILRNNRADLIFVARELLRDPYWPKTAAKELGVEIEAPKQYDRAW, from the coding sequence ATGAACACAGCATTATTCTCCCCATTTACGATAAAAGGTGTTACCTTAAAAAACCGCATTGTGATGTCACCAATGTGCATGTACTCGAGTCACAATGAGGATGGCCATGTAGAGGATTGGCATTTTACACACTATGTTTCCCGAGCTGTCGGGCAGGTTGGCTTGATTATGGTCGAAGCAACGGCTGTTCAGCCACAAGGACGAATTTCTGCTCAAGACCTTGGTATCTGGAGTGATGAACATGTCGCAGGCTTCCATGAACTAAACAAACAAATCAACGCTCACGGCGCAAAAACAGCGATTCAGCTTGCACATGCTGGCCGCAAAGCAATGGTTGATGGGGATATTTACGCTCCGTCTGCACTTGCTTTTAACGAAAAAATGAGAACACCAGTGGAAATGACTCAAGAAGATATTCAAGAAACGGTGGCAGCATTCGTGGAAGGTGCTAAGCGCTCCAAGGCTGCTGGATTTGACATTATCGAGCTGCACGGCGCACACGGCTACTTAATAAATGAATTCTTATCTCCTCTCACAAATAGACGTGAGGATCAATATGGTGGAAGTGCAGAAAACCGCTACCGCTTCCTTCGTGAGATTATTGACGGTGTGAACGCTGTATGGGATGGTCCATTATTTGTGCGTGTTTCTGCGAATGATTATCATCCAGAAGGCCTTACCGCTGAGGACTATGTGACCTATGCTAAATGGATGAAGGAGCAGGGAGTGGATTTAGTAGATGTTAGCTCTGGTGCAGTCGTGCCAGCTGCCATTGATGTTTTCCCTGGCTATCAAGTAGCCTTCGCTGAAACGATCAAAGCAGGCGCTAACATCGACACAGGTGCTGTTGGCTTAATTACGTCAGGACTTCAAGCAGAAGAAATTTTGCGCAACAACCGTGCTGACTTAATTTTTGTGGCACGCGAACTGCTACGAGATCCTTACTGGCCAAAAACAGCAGCTAAAGAGCTTGGGGTGGAGATTGAAGCTCCGAAGCAATATGACAGAGCGTGGTAA